GGCTACACCGGCGACGGCCATATCAAGCTCGCCGCTAGCGTCGAGTTCATGCATACCGCAACCCTGCTGCACGACGACGTCGTCGACGAGAGCGAGATGCGCCGCGGCAAATTGTCGGCGCGCATGCTCTGGGGCAACGAGGCGAGCGTGCTGGTCGGCGACTTCCTGCTCGGACAAGCCTTCCGCATGATGGTCGAGGTCGGCTCGCTGCGGGCGCTCGACATCCTCTCGGCAGCGGCTGCGACCATCGCCGAGGGCGAGGTGATGCAGCTTGCGGCCGCCAAAAATACCGCGACCACCGAGGACGAATATCTCGCCGTGATCCGCGCCAAGACCGCAGAATTGTTCGCGGCCGCCTGCGAGGTCGGGCCGGTGCTCGCCAACCGTCCGAAGGCCGAGCAGACCGCCTGCCGCTCGGTCGGCATGAATCTTGGCATCGCCTTCCAGCTCGTCGACGACGTGCTCGATTATGGCGGCAAGAGCGCCAAGCTCGGCAAGAACACCGGCGACGATTTCCGCGAAGGCAAGATCACGCTGCCCGTGGTGCTCGCCTTCCGCCGCGGCAACGACACCGAGCGCGCCTTCTGGATACGGGCGCTGGAGCGCGGCGAGATCGGCGATTCCGACCTTGATCACGCCATCGGGCTGATGAACAAGCACCGTGCGCTCGAGGACACGCTGAGCCGCGCCCAGCACTACGGCGCCATGGCCGTCGATGCACTGGCGCTGTTCCCGTCCTCGCCGATGAAGAGCGCGCTGGAGCAGGTCGTGGCGTTCTGCCTCGCACGGTCGCACTAGCGGCCTCCGCGCAAATGGTCGACGCGAATTTCTGGCTGTTCCTCGCCGCCGCCCTCGTCATTGCGCTCGTCCCCGGTCCCGGCATCTTCTACGTCGCGGCGCGGACCTTGTCGGAAGGTCGGGCAAGCGGTTTCGCCTCGACCGCGGGCACGGCACTGGGCGGCATGGTCCATGTGGTCGCGGGCAGCCTCGGCATCTCGGCCATCATCCTTGCGAGCGCCGAGCTCTTCGCCGCCGTGAAGTTCGCAGGCGCGCTGTATCTGGTCTGGCTCGGCATCCGCACCTTTCGTGGCGCCGGTCGGACGCTTTCGCTCGAGAACGAGCCCGTCCGCGACAAGCGCGCCTTCCGCGACGGCGCGCTGGTCGAGGCGCTGAACCCGAAGACCGCGGCGTTCTTCCTGGCCTTCATCCCTCAGTTTCTCGATCCGTCCGCCGCCAGCCCAACGCTGCAATTCATCCTGCTCGGCGCAATCTCGGTGACGCTGAACACGCTCGCCGATGTCGTCGTCGTGCTGATGGCCTCCCTCACGCGCGCGCAACTGATCGGCCGGCCGCGTCTCATGCAGCGCCTCACCCAGGGCTCCGGTGTTTTCATCGCAGGTCTCGGCCTTTCGCTGGCGCTGGTGCGGCGGCCGGTGCAAAGCTAGCGAGCCGCAGGATCGTGGCATGATGCTCGCCCCGAAAAGTCGCTTCTACGAGTCGCATGGCCTGCGGCTGCACTATGCCGACTGGGGCAATGAGGGTGCGCCGGTCATCATCCTGGTCCATGGCGGCCGCGATCATTGCCGGAGCTGGGATGTCATCGCCCGCGCGTTGCAGCCGCATTTTCACGTTCTCGTACCCGACCTTCGCGGCCACGGCGATTCCGACTGGACCAAAGGCGGCAGCTACGCGCTAACCGAGTATGTGTACGATCTGACGCAGCTCGTCCGCGCCATCGCGGCACCAGAGGTGATCCTCGTCGGCCATTCGATGGGCGGCATGGTGAGCCTGATCTATGCGGGATCGTTTCCGGAGCAGGTATCAGCGCTGGTGGTTCTCGACGGCGTGACCGTCCTGCCGGATGCGCAAAAGGCCCCCACGCAGGAGCGCATCACCAAATGGGTCGGCCAGCTCGACAAACTGCATGACCGCGCGACCCGTTCCTATCGCACGATCGAGGACGCGGCGGCGCAGATGAGGACCTACAACAAGCGCCTGTCCCGCGAACTGGCGCTGCACCTTGCAACGCACGGGGTGCGGCAAAACGAGGATGGCACCTATCGCTGGAAGTTCGATCCCTACCAGCGCGTCACTGCGCCGCAGCGGTTATGGCCGGACGATCACGTCGCACTCTGGGCACGCATCGCTTGCCCGACGCTGCTCCTGAATGCCGACGAAAGCTTCCTCGCCGGCTCCAGGGCGGCAGGCCTGGAGCGCTACTTCCAGAAGGCGCGCGTCGAAATGGTCTCCGGCGCGGGACACTGGCTGCATCACGACCGGCCGCACGAAGTGCTCGGCGCGATCGAGCGGTTTCTCGGGGTTGCCGAGGACAGTGCGGACTAGCTCCGCCGCCGTAGGTGGGCAAAGCGAAGCGTGCCCACCATTTCTATCGCGCGGCTTGGATGTATGGTGGGCACGGCGCTGTCGCGCCTTTGCCCACGGCGGTTGTGCCTAACTCAACGTCCCCGCATGCACCCACCAGCCGGGGTGCTCGCTCCGGATCGTCTCGGCTGCGGCATGCGCCTCGGCCGGTCCGCCGAAGATCGCAAAGCAGGTCGCGCCCGAACCCGACATGCGGGCGAGCTTGACGCCGGCGCAGGCGCGCAAGGCGTCGAGCACGTCGCCGATCACGGGCTCGATGCGCATTGCGGGGGCTTCGAGATCGTTGGCAACGGTCGAAAGCACGTCGACCCAGTCGTCGGTCGAGGCGCCCTCCTCCGGCCAGGCCGGCGCTTCGAGGACGTCGGTGGCGCCGACCAGCAGTTCGCCGTTGCGCAAGCCCAGCGCCTGGAACACGTCCTTGGTCGCCACCGGCACGCGCGGGTTCACCATCACGCTGGGCATGCTCGGCAGCTTCAGCGGCAGGAGCTGCTCGCCGACGCCGGTCATGTCGCAGGCGCGCGAGAGCAGGCACACGGGCACGTCGGCGCCGGTCGCGAGCGCGACCTCCTGCAAACGGGGATCGTCGAGCGACAGATTGTTGAGGCGCGCGAGCAGCCGCAAGGCTGCCGCAGCATCCGCCGAGCCGCCGCCGATACCGGCTGCAACGGGAAGCACCTTGTCGAGCGCGAAGGCGCCGAGCCTCAGGTTCGGCACGGCCTCAGTGAGAAGCCTTGCCGCCTTGAGCACGAGATTGTCGGCGGTGTCGCCGCAGGCTGCAGCCAACGGGCCCGTGGTGGTGAGCTTCAGCTCGCTTCCGGGCTCGAGCGTGAGACGATCGGCACAATCGGCGAATGCGACCACGCTTTCGAGATCATGATAGCCGTCGGTGCGACGGCCGACGACGCGAAGGCTCAAATTGACCTTCGCCCGCCCTTCTTCAATCAACGCCGGCATCGGCGACCAACCCCCAAACTCTTATTTGCGCATGATCTCCGCGCAAACGCTACGCGTTTGTCGCGAGGGAAAACCGCTGCACACTTTTCCGGATCATGCGTGCCCCGATCAACCGCCCTTGCCGTCGTCCTTCTTCTTCTCCGCCTGCGCGGCCGAAGAATTCGAATTGTCGTCGGTGAGACCGTTGGCGATCTTGGCCTCGATCTTCGGCAGATCGTCCGGTTCGGGCTTCAGATCGCGCGCATGCGACCACTGGAATTTGGCTTCCAGCGTGCGGCCGATGCGCCAATAGGCGTCGCCGAGATGGTCGTTGATGGTGGGATCCTCGGGCTTCAGGTCGATCGCACGCTCGAGGTTCTTCACCGCCTCCTCGTAATTGCCGATGCGGTAATAGGCCCAGCCGAGCGAGTCGACGATGTAGCCGTCGTCGGGCCGCTGCTCGACGGCGCGCTTGATCATCTTCATGCCGTCGTCGAGATTGACGCCCTGGTCGATCCAGGAATAGCCGAGATAGTTGAGGACATGCGGCTGGTCGGGCTGGAGCTCGAGCGCCTTCTTCATGTCGGCTTCCGCCTTGCCCCACTGCTTGGAGCGCTCCTCGCAGATGCCGCGATAGTAGTACCAGACGCTGTTGGGTTTGTCGGCGCCGGCAGGCAGCACATCGATGCCCTGCGAATAGGTCGCGCCGCAATCACCGAACTTCTTGCGGCCGCGCTCGATATTGCCGAGCGCCATGATGGCTTCGAGATCCTTCGGGTCTTCCAGAACCACGGATTTCAGGATCTTGATCGCCTCGTCGGTCTTGTCGGCGGAGTCGAGATCGACCGCGAGCTGGATCTGCGCATTGCGCTTCAACGGCGAGTTCGCCGGCACGCGCTCATAGACCTTGATCGCCATCTGCGGCCGCTTCACCGATTCATAGAGGTCGGCGAGCGACAGCAGCGCGAGCGGATGGGTCGGCTGAAGGTAGAGCGCGAGCTGGAGATAGACCAGCGCGAGATCCTCGCCGCCGCGGCGGGTCAGCGTGGCGCCGATGCCGTAGAGCGCTTCGGCCGCACCTCCTTGCGCGGAATCGATCAGCGGCGGCATCTTCTTGCCGGCGCGGGTCTCGCGCAGGCCGTCCTGGATCAGCGGATGGCGGGCGAGCTTCTTGTCGAAGGCCTCGTAGACCGTAGTCGCGGCGGCCGCATCCTTATTGCGCGACAGCCAGCGCGCATAGGCTTCGGTAATGCGCAGCATGGAATCGTCGAGCTTGTAGGCGCGCTCGAAGCGGGTTCCGGCGTCCTTCTCCTTGCCGGCGAGTTCGAGGATCATGCCCGCATGGAGGTCCTTGAACAGCGGATACCATTCCGGGCCGGTCAGCTTGTCGATGCTGGCGACGGCGGCCTTCGAGTCGCCCGCGCCATAGGCGGCCCAGCCGGACAACAACGTCGCGACCAGATCGGTGATCGGCCCGCGGATCGACTGGTTGATGTTGCTCTGGGCGGTCGCATATTTCTTCATCTTCAGGTCGTGCACGCCGACCACGAGGCGCGCCACGCGGTTCGACTTGTCGATGGTCAGGATGCGCTCGGCGAGCTTGACGGCTTCGTCGATGTCGCCATCCGCGACGGAGGAGATGAAGGCGCGGTCGAGCAACTCGTTGTTCTTGGGATCGGTGCGCAGCGCCGAGCGGTAGAAGGCGGCCGCGGACGAGGCGTCGCGTTCGACGCTGGCGTGGCGCGCGGCGAGATAGCTGCCCGCGCCGGTGAGCGACTTCAAATCATTCCGGGTCGGAAACTGTATCGCCGTGTCGGCCGGATGATCCGGCGTCTGCGCCAGCACCACCCCGGGTACTGCCACGATCGCAGAACCGGCAAGGGCGATGGCAGCAGCAGTCCAGCGGTTGAAACGATTTGAAAACATCAGGGCTCGCCTTAAGTTTGGAAAGTCGGGGTCGTCTCGCTTGCAAACGCGACCGGTGGCATCGGGACCCGGAACCGTCATGGCGGGGAACAATGCCGCTTTTGGCGCCCAATCGCAAGGATTCGGCGGGGTTTTAGGAAGCCGATTCGGCGTTCGCCCCTTACCGGCCCGTCCGCACGCTTTTACTATGGCCTTATCGTGGCCGCGGACGGTGATCCGCGGTCACCGCCCCTCACGCAATCGTGCGGCAGTTTGCCCGAATCCTACATGGCCTCGTAGTTCGGCCCGCCGCCGCCCTCCGGCGGAACCCAGGTGATGTTGCCGTTCGGATCCTTCACGTCGCAGGTTTTGCAGTGGACGCAATTCTGGGCGTTGATCTGGAAGCGCGGAGCCGCGCCCTCCTCCACCCATTCATAGACGCCGGCCGGGCAGTATCGGTTCGAGGGGCCGGCAAAGACGTCGTGCTCCGAGGTCTTCTGAAGGTTCATGTCGGCAACCCTGAGATGAACCGGCTGGTCCTCTTCATGGTTGGTGTTGGACAGGAAGACCGACGACAGCTTGTCGAAGGAGATCTTGCCGTCCGGCTTCGGATAGTTTTTCGGTGCGTGGCTCGATGCCGCATCGAGCGTGGCGCGGTCGGGCTTGGCGTGCGACTGGGTGCCGAACAGCGAGACGCCGAACAGCGTGTTGCACCACATATCGAAGCCGCCAAGCGCGACGCCGAGCACGGTTCCGAACTTCGACCACAGCGGCTTGACGTTGCGCACCAGGAACAGGTCCTTGCCGACCGAGGAAGATCGCCACGCGTTCTCATATTCGGCGAGCTCGTCATTGGCGCGGCCGGCGGCAAGCGCGGCTGCGACATGCTCGGCGGCGAGCATGCCGGTGCCCATCGCGTTGTGCACGCCCTTGATGCGCGGCACGTTGACGAAGCCGGCCGCGCAACCGATCAGCGCACCGCCCGGGAAGCTCAGGCGCGGCACCGATTGGTAGCCGCCCTCAGTGATGGCGCGCGCGCCATAGGCGAGCCGCTTGCCGCCTTCAAAGGTGCCGCGGATCGACGGATGGGTCTTGAAGCGCTGGAACTCGTCGAACGGCGACAGATAGGGATCGTCGTAGTTGAGATGCACGACGAAACCGACAGCGACGAGGTTGTCGTCGTAGTGATAGAGGAACGAGCCGCCGCCGGTCTTCATGTCGAGCGGCCAGCCGAAGGAATGCTGGATCATCCCCTTCTGATGTTTCGCGGGATCGATCTGCCAGACTTCCTTCAGGCCGATTCCGAATTTCGCCGGCTCGCTCTTCGCGTCGAGCGCGAACTTGGCGATGAGTTGCTTGGTGAGGCTGCCGCGCGCGCCTTCAGCGAACAGCGTGTACTTGCCGAGCAATTCCATGCCGCGGGTAAAGGAGTCCTTCAGCGAGCCGTCCTTGGCGATGCCCATGTCGCCGGTGGCGATGCCGCGTACGTTGCCCGCCTCGTCGTAGAGCACCTCGGCGGCCGCAAAGCCCGGATAGATTTCGACGCCAAGCGCTTCGGCTTTCCGCGCCAGCCAACGGCAGACATTGCCGAGCGAACCGATGTAGCAATGATGATTGTTCATCAGCGGCGGCATCAGGAAGTTCGGCAGCTTGATCGCGCCGCCCGCCGTCATCCAGTAGAAGCGGTCGTCCTTGACCTCTGTCTTCAGCGAGCAGTCGGGATCATTCCGCCAGTCGGGAATAAGCTTGTCGAGGCCGGCGGGATCGATCACCGCGCCTGAGAGAATATGCGCGCCGACTTCCGACCCCTTCTCCACCACGACGATGTTGAGATCGGCGTTGAGCTGCTTCAGCCGGATCGCGGCCGACAGGCCCGAGGGGCCGGCGCCGACGATGACGACGTCGAATTCCATGGATTCGCGCGGGGGAAGTTCTTCGGTGCTCATCTGATCTCAGCCCTTGAGACGGTCCTTGGTCGTTTGCGCCCCCTTGTTTCCGATTTTTCCGGGCAGGACAACCTCGGAAATGCGTTTCGCTGGGATGCAAGGCCCCCTAAACTAACCTAAATGTCACAAGTTGCCATGATCAGCGAACCCGCCCCCACCGTCCGCGAGTTGCTGGCCTTCTATCTGGAGGCCGGCGTCGACTGCGCGCTTGCCGAGGAACCGATCGATCGGCTCGCCGAGCCGGAGGCGCCGCCCCCGGTCGCACGCGTGGCGCCGCCGGTCGAGGCGCCGCGCCCGGTTGCAGCGCCAGCGGTGCTGCGCGGCGAGGCTGCGCCCGCGCCTGACGTTGCGATCGCCTCGGCGCGCGAGGCGGCGCGGACCGCGCCGACGCTGGAGGCGCTGCGCGAGCTGATGCAGAATTTCGACGGCTGCGCGCTGAAGAACACCGCAACGCGGCTGGTGTTCGCCGACGGCAACCCGGAAGCGCGCATCATGTTCGTCGGCGAGGCGCCGGGTCGTGATGAGGACATCGAAGGCCTTCCCTTCGTCGGGCGCTCGGGAAAGCTGCTCGACCGCATGATCGGCGCGATCGGGCTCGATCGCAGCAAGGCCTATATCGCCAACGTCATCCCGTGGCGGCCGCCGGGCAACCGCACGCCCACGCCGCAGGAGACGCAAACCTGCCTGCCCTTCATCCAGCGCCAGATCGAGCTCGTGAATCCCGACGTGCTGGTGACGCTCGGCAATCCCTCGACGCAGACGCTGCTCTCGACGCGCGAAGGCATCATGCGCACGCGCGGTCGCTGGTTCGACTACGACACGGGCGCGCGCGTCATCCGCGCACTGCCGACATTCCATCCGGCCTATCTGCTGCGCTCGCCGTCCTACAAGCGGCTGGCCTGGCAGGATCTGCGCGCGATCGCGAAGGTGATGGCGGGGTAGCTCGCACTCGTGTCCCAGACGCGATGCAGCGTGTAACGCTGCGCCGCAGAGCCGGGACCCACGTGTCCGCGGAGAGACAAGCCCCGGCTCAGCAGCGCAGCATTTCATGCCGCGCTGCGTCCGGGGCACGAGACCTCACGTCCCCTTCGGGCGCACGATGGCCCAGCCGATGCGGAGCAGCGGCTGACGGCCGTTCACCAGCCATTCGAAGGCGCGCGGCACTTCGGGCACGATGCCGGGGAAGCGTTTCGCAATCTCCGGCGGCGGGGTGCCGGCGGTGTCGGAGGCGCGCCAGACCACGACGCCGCCGGTCTCGCTGAACCTCGTCGGCGTGAACCAGGGCGTGCGCTGCGGCTCGGCGTCGATGAGGAGATGCGGCCGGCCGGAATGCAGCGCAATCAGGCTCGCAAGCTGCGTCTCGCCGGCGACCGCGCGCAGGCGCTGGTTGGTGCGTCGGGCAAAGCTGTCGTCGAAAAAGTCCGAGATCGCACGCGCCGGCATCGAGGTCGCGATCTCGCCGGTCCCGGTCCAAGGCATCAGGAGAACCGCCAGCACGACGCCCACGGCGGGTGCAGCGACGGCGGCCGCCCACACCGTGCGCAGCACGCGGGCGCGACGCATGGCAATCAGCTCGCCGGCCGCGACGATCACGGCGAGGCCCGACATCAGCAGCACGACGCCCGCCCCACCCGCGACGCGGTCGAACCCGTACAGGCCGGAGATCAGCACAGTGCCAAGCCCGGGCGCCAGCGCGAAGAAATAGACGAAGTTGCGCGCCAGCGGCTCGACCGGCGGCCGGTAGATGATCGGCGCGTCCTCGGTTTTACCGGCGAACCAGCTGGTGTTGAGGAAGGTCAGCACCGGGATCGCGGCCGCGCCGAGCAGGAGGCCGCCGAACAGCCAGGCCGTGTTGATCGCGCGTGCCTTCAAATCCTCAACCTGCAGCAAGGCCGGCATGGACAGCGTCTCGGCGCGCATCAGCCAGATCGCATAAGGCAGCACCAGCACGGCAACGACGACCAGCGCATAGATCGGATCGAGCGCGCGTAGCGTTTTGCGGCCGCCTTCGGTCGCGACCGCGAAGATGGCGAGCAGCACCAACAGGCCGATGGCGGCCGGCGTCGTCAGCAGCAGCAGCCCGGCGGCGATCGACCAGGCGAACCAGGCGTTGCCGCGGCGTTGGCCGATCAGCTGCCAGGAATGCAAGAGGAGCAGCGCCCAGAGCGGGCGCGCCAGCACCATCGGACCGAAGTCGAGCGCGGACGAGGAGAACGCCAGCACCGTCATCGTCAACAGCACAGCGAGCACCGCCTGCTGGGTGCCGACCACGGCGCGCGCGAGATGATAGAGCGCGATGAAGGTCGCGATCTCGCAGAGCTCCGCCAGCACATAGACGCCGATCATGTGGCTGCCGGCGGCGCGATAGGCGATGTCGGCAAGCCAGAACGCCAGCGGCGGCCCGAGCCCGGTGCCGACCTGATATTCGCGGCCGAAGGCGAGCAAGATCGCGAGGTTGCCGGGAGGACTGCGGTAGAAGACCAGCGCCACGAACAGCCACATCGCGGCCTGCAGCAGCACCACGATCCACACCACCAGCCGCGGCCGGGCACGGATCAGCTCGATGACCAGGGAGGTAAACCGCATGCAGCGTCCGAAATGATGCAGCCAACCCGTCCAAGCCGGCGCGTCCATGTTTGATAAAGCGCGCTACGCGTCGTGGCAACCAGCTCGTCTGCCTCTCCCGGTTCCTACGGGGAGAGGTGAAGTGGGAGCGAAACCCGCTGCTAGAGATTGGCCGAAACGTCGCCCCGTACGTCCGCCTCAACCTGCACCACCGCCTCATCCACGGCCGTGAACAGGTCGCGCTTGGGTTCGACCGTCCAGGGCATGTGCTTCTCGCGCGCCGCGACCACGGGCGCGAAGAAGCTGCGGTGATGGATGGAGGGACCGAGGCGGTCGAGCGCGTCGAGATGGTCGGGAACACCGTAGCCCTTGTGCTGCTCAAAGCCGTAGCCCGGGCAGTCCTGCGCCAATGCACACATCAGCCGGTCGCGCGTCACCTTTGCAATGATCGAGGCCGCTGCGATCGAGAGCACCAGGCCGTCCCCGCCGATCACGGCCTCGCAATCGCAGGCGGTGTCGAGCCTGTCGCGGCCGTCGACGAAGACGTGCTTGGGCGACTCGGGCAGCGCCACCACCGCGCGCTTCAGCGCCCAGAGCGAGGCGCGCAATATATTGTCGCGGTCGATGCGCGCCGGTGAGGCGACGGCGACCGAGACCTGCGCGGTCGCGCAGATCTTGTCGAACAGCTTTTCCCGCTCCTCGGCCGTCAGGCGCTTGGAATCGTCGATACCGCGCGGAACCCGGTTCGGGTCGAGAATCACGGCGGCCGCAACCACCGGCCCGGCCAGCGGCCCCCGCCCCGCCTCGTCGCAGCCGGCAACCGGCCAGACGCCGCGCTTGATCAGCGCGCGCTCGCGGCGAAAACTCGGCGGCTTGATGACGCCCTTGGCGGCCTTCGTCCCGTCCGTCCTGGCGGCCTTTTTCGGCACGGCCTTGGCCGGCTTCCTGTCTGTTTTCTCGGCGGATTTATCCCGAATCATGGCCGGGATCGTGCGCATGCGAGCCCGGCCGCGCAACCGGGAACCTCAGACAATTCCCACTATTCAGGCCCGCGTCTTCCTCAGAACAAGCTCAGCTGCTCGCCGCCGCGCTTCGGCTTGGCGAAATGGTCCGTGGTCAGCTTGGAGCGGCGCTTGTTCAGGCCGAGCCGCTCGCAGGCGATCTCGAAGCGGCGGCCGATGGTCCATGCCATCGGACCCGTGCCCTTCATCCGCTCGCCCCATTGCGAGTCGTAGTCACGCCCGCCGCGCATGTCTCGGATTAGCGTGAAGACGTGGCGGTAGCGGTCTGGATAGTTCGCCATCAGCCATTCGCGGAAGAGGTCCCGGACCTCCAGCGGCAGCCGCAGCAGCACGTAAGACGCTTCCTTGACGCCGGCATGCGCGGCCGCGTCCAAAATGCGCTCGATCTCGGAATCGTTCAGCGCGGGGATCACGGGAGCGACCATCACGGTGGTCGGGATACCGGCCTCGCCGAGTTGCTTCAGCGCCTCAAGCCGCTTCGGCGGCGTCGAGGCGCGCGGTTCCATCGTGCGCGCCAGCTTTGGATCGAGCGTCGTCACCGAGATCGCGACCTTGGCAAGGTTGCGCTTGGCCATGCGCGACAGGATGTCGATGTCGCGCGTCACCAGTGCCGATTTCGTCACGATGCCGACGGGATGGCCCGCGCGCTCCAGCACCTCCAGGATACCGCGCATGATCTTCCGCTCGCGCTCGATCGGCTGATAGGGATCGGTGTTGGTGCCGATCGCGATCATCCGCGGCTCGTAGCCGGTCGCGGCGAGTTCCTTCTCCAGCAGCGCCGGCGCCTCGGGCTTGGCGAACAGCTTCGACTCGAAGTCGAGCCCCGGTGAGAGGCCGAGATAGGCGTGGGTCGGCCGCGCGAAGCAGTAGACGCAGCCGTGCTCGCAGCCGCGGTAGGGATTGATCGACCGGTCAAAGCCGATGTCGGGCGAGTCGTTGCGGGTGATCACCTTGCGCGAGGTGTCGACCGCGACGGTGGTCTTGAATGGCGGCAGTTCCTCCAGGCTCTGCCAGCCGTCATCGAAGGCGACGCGCGCCTCGGCCTCATAGCGGCCGCTGGCGTTGGACTGGGCGCCCCGCCCGCGCCTGCGCTCGCTGTCGATCGCGACGGCAAGCTCAGGAAACGCGGAAGGCGCACCCGCCGGCTCGGAGGGCGCCGTGACCGGCGGGTGCCTGAGGGCATGAGAGGATGCTCGACTCATGAAGCCAAGATAGCACGCGAATGGAACAAATCAAGAACACGAACATAAAAACCGGAAAACAACCCCATGCAAAGTAGCCGCCCAAACTTCGCGCGCGGAAGTTTGACCTCCCGCAAAGGTTGCCGGCCGCAGTGCGGTTTGATGCCGAGCGCTAGAAACGGATCGATCGCAGGGGGACCGGGTTGGTGACGGTCGACGCAACAGGGTCAGCATGATCATGACAAGCCAACAACAAGCGCGCACGAGCGCAGGCGACCTCGACCTGCTCGATCGCTACTGGCGAGCCGCAAACTATTTGTCCGTCGGGCAAATCTACCTTTTGGACAATCCGCTGCTGCGCGAGCCGCTCCGCCCCGAGCACATCAAGCCGCGCCTGCTCGGCCATTGGGGCACGACGCCGGGGCTGAACTTCATCTATGCCCATCTCAACCGCGCGATCCGCACGCTCGATCTCAGCGTTCTCTATGTCTGCGGCCCCGGCCATGGCGGCCCGGGCATGGTCGCCAACACCTATCTCGAAGGCAGCTACAGCGAGATCTATCCGAACATCGGGCGCGACACGGACGGA
This region of Bradyrhizobium sp. CCGUVB1N3 genomic DNA includes:
- a CDS encoding ribonuclease HII; this translates as MIRDKSAEKTDRKPAKAVPKKAARTDGTKAAKGVIKPPSFRRERALIKRGVWPVAGCDEAGRGPLAGPVVAAAVILDPNRVPRGIDDSKRLTAEEREKLFDKICATAQVSVAVASPARIDRDNILRASLWALKRAVVALPESPKHVFVDGRDRLDTACDCEAVIGGDGLVLSIAAASIIAKVTRDRLMCALAQDCPGYGFEQHKGYGVPDHLDALDRLGPSIHHRSFFAPVVAAREKHMPWTVEPKRDLFTAVDEAVVQVEADVRGDVSANL
- a CDS encoding PA0069 family radical SAM protein; the protein is MSRASSHALRHPPVTAPSEPAGAPSAFPELAVAIDSERRRGRGAQSNASGRYEAEARVAFDDGWQSLEELPPFKTTVAVDTSRKVITRNDSPDIGFDRSINPYRGCEHGCVYCFARPTHAYLGLSPGLDFESKLFAKPEAPALLEKELAATGYEPRMIAIGTNTDPYQPIERERKIMRGILEVLERAGHPVGIVTKSALVTRDIDILSRMAKRNLAKVAISVTTLDPKLARTMEPRASTPPKRLEALKQLGEAGIPTTVMVAPVIPALNDSEIERILDAAAHAGVKEASYVLLRLPLEVRDLFREWLMANYPDRYRHVFTLIRDMRGGRDYDSQWGERMKGTGPMAWTIGRRFEIACERLGLNKRRSKLTTDHFAKPKRGGEQLSLF